One stretch of Candidatus Nitrosotenuis cloacae DNA includes these proteins:
- the dusB gene encoding tRNA dihydrouridine synthase DusB yields the protein MTELPRFSSRAFLAPMAGVSDPALRLLCKEMGAGLVVTELTSIHAIIAKEKQLQAQNQTISEFIEYSEKERPLSVQLFGSDLEALQKATKIVEPYFDVIDYNMGCPAPHITQQMAGGALLQNLSLTEKILQTLVSSTDKPVTLKMRAGVGDDLVFSDIAKVAERAGIAMITLHARTVKQGYSGQSDWSLIKQLKQTVDVPIVGNGDITTPELAKKMIEDTNCDYIMIGRGAMGNPFLFEQINDYLKSGTYKKYSQKHKSDIFCKYLDYAMNYNIKFANIKQQAMRFTKGLMNGASFRSKIMIAKTIDELKCIMSQIS from the coding sequence ATGACCGAGCTACCGAGGTTTTCCAGTCGTGCGTTTTTAGCACCAATGGCCGGCGTGAGTGATCCCGCACTCCGATTACTATGCAAAGAGATGGGCGCAGGATTGGTAGTGACAGAGCTTACCAGTATTCACGCAATAATTGCAAAGGAAAAACAACTCCAGGCCCAAAACCAAACAATTAGCGAATTTATCGAATATTCGGAAAAAGAACGACCATTATCGGTACAGTTGTTTGGCTCAGACTTGGAAGCGTTACAAAAAGCAACAAAAATAGTTGAGCCATATTTTGATGTCATAGACTATAACATGGGATGTCCAGCACCTCACATTACCCAACAAATGGCAGGCGGTGCATTACTACAAAATCTCTCCCTGACTGAAAAAATCCTACAAACCTTGGTCTCATCCACTGACAAGCCAGTCACACTAAAGATGCGAGCAGGCGTAGGCGATGATCTGGTTTTCTCAGATATTGCCAAAGTTGCGGAAAGGGCTGGAATTGCAATGATCACACTGCATGCAAGAACCGTAAAGCAAGGATATTCCGGTCAATCGGATTGGTCACTAATCAAGCAGCTAAAACAAACAGTTGATGTGCCAATAGTTGGCAATGGTGATATCACAACGCCAGAGCTGGCAAAGAAAATGATTGAAGATACTAACTGTGATTACATAATGATAGGCAGGGGGGCAATGGGCAATCCGTTTTTGTTTGAGCAAATAAATGACTATCTAAAATCTGGAACATACAAAAAATATTCACAAAAACACAAATCCGATATATTTTGCAAATATCTGGATTATGCAATGAATTATAACATAAAATTTGCAAACATAAAACAGCAGGCAATGCGATTCACAAAGGGCTTGATGAATGGTGCATCATTCAGATCAAAGATAATGATTGCAAAAACAATTGATGAGCTCAAATGTATAATGAGTCAGATATCATAA
- a CDS encoding YHS domain-containing protein, protein MPVDPVCGIEMDESLAVSYDYEDKKYFFCCNGCRRIFKKKPKKWAKKA, encoded by the coding sequence GTGCCAGTAGATCCCGTCTGCGGAATTGAAATGGATGAGAGTCTTGCAGTATCATATGACTATGAAGACAAGAAATACTTTTTTTGTTGCAACGGCTGCCGGAGAATTTTCAAGAAAAAACCAAAGAAATGGGC